GAGGATTATGAGATTTTCAAATCATGTAAAGAAGCCGGTGTTATAAATAATTATTATATAATGTCAGATGATACAACTGCACTCGAAAAAGAATTTAAAAGGATAAATTGTAATACAATAATTAATCTTGATAAGTCATTTATTAACAGCAGTTTTATTCTCGATATGCTACCATTTGCAATTTTAATTATAGTAAGCCTTTGCCTTATCTTAATTGCATTTTTAATTTTAAGATTTACAATAATTTTTACTCTACAAGATGATTTTAAAGAGATAGGAGTTATGAAGGCCATTGGTCTTAAAGAGTTTGATATCAAAAAGGTTTATTTAATAAAATATCTTGCAATAACAATGATCGGTGTAGTAATTGGTTTTGTAGTAAGCTTTCCATTTGGTAATACATTATTAAAGCAATCCTCAGGAAATATTTTAATAAAATCTTCCACTGGAAATATCTTTGTTAATATAGCATGTTCTATTTTAGTAGTTTTAATAGTTCTTTTATTCTGCTACACATGTACAAGAAAGTTAAATAAGTTTTCAGCAATAGATGCAATTAGAAATGGAAGTACAGGTGAGAGGTTTAAAGGTAAATCAAGATTGAAACTTAAGAATTATAAAAATATTAGAGTGCCAATTTTTATTGCTTTAAATGATATTTCATGTAATCTTAAGAGGTTTGTAGTTTTGATTTTAACTTTCTGCATTGGAACAATTTTAATTATTATTCCTTTAAACACAATAAATACATTAAAAGATGCAAATATTATTAAGACATTTGGCATTGATTATAGTGATGTATTAATTGAAACTGATAAAATGGACAAATATACAAAGGGAGCTAGCAAAAAAGAATATTTAAAAGATATGGAAAAACTTACAGAATCATTTAGAAATAGTGGAGTAGATATAAAAATTTATGGAGAAGTAATGTATAGACTTAAATTTTATGCTGGCGATAAGGATAATATTCTTCCATTAATGGCATTCCAATCTCAAGAAAGTGATACTAATAATTACAATGTTTTAAAAGGTAAGATGCCTGAATTAAAAAATGAAGTAGCAATAACTGAAACTGTAGCAAAAAAATTAAATGTTTCTATTGGGGATACAATTTATGCACAAATAGGTAACGAGAAAAAGGAATTAATAGTAACTGGTTTATATGAAAGTATGACTAATATGGGTCAATCAGCAAGATTAAGTCCTAAAATGGATATGGATTTTAAATATTTAGCAATGACATTCCCTTTTCAAGGTAATTTTCAGGGAAAGGAAGAGCCGCAAGTATTAATAGATAAATTAAGGGATAAGTATCCAAGCTATTCATTTAAAAGTTCACAAGAATATGTTTCAAGATATATAGGAAGCAGCTTAGATCAACTTGATACTATGAAGAATTTAATTGTAGTAATAGTAGTATGTATTAATGCTTTAATTACAATTTTAATGATAAAAACTTTCATTAGCAAAGAAAAAGGAGAAATAGCAATGCTAAAAAGCATTGGCTTTAGAAATAGCTCAATTAGATTTTGGCAATCAGCTAGAATAAATATAGTTCTTGTAGTTGCAATTATTTTAGGAATTATATTATCTAACTTCCTTGGACCTATAACAGCAGGTCAAGTATTTGCAGTAATGGGTGTTCATAACATTGTATTTAAGGTAGAAGTATTAGAAGTAAATATGGTTTATCCGATTATACTACTTGTAGTAACTACAGCTATTGCTTACTTAAGTGCTGGTGCTGTTAAAAAGGTAGATTTAAAAGAAATTAATAATATGGAATAAGGTGGCGATTTGAGATGAATTCATTAAAAGTTATAGATTTATGTAAAACTTATATTATAAATAAAATACAAAATAATGTTTTAAGAAATGTAAACTTTCAAATTAATGAGGGTGAAATGGTTGCTATTATGGGACCTAGTGGTTCAGGTAAATCAACTCTTCTTTATGTAGCTAGCGGAATGGATAATTTAACTGCAGGAAAGGTAGATTACTTTGGAAAGGAAATTAGTACTCTTACTGCAAATGAAATGAGTGATTTAAGACTTGATGAAATGGGATTTATTTTTCAACAAATGCATATGTTAAAAAATCTTTCAATATATGATAATATTATACTACCAGCATATCAGTCAAAAAAAGGTAAAGATAAAAAAGAAATCAATAACAGAGCAAGAGAGTTAATGCATAAGCTTGGAATAAGTGAAATAGCAGAAAATGATACAAATGAAGTTTCGGGGGGGGAACTTCAAAGAGCGTGTATTTGTAGAAGCTTAATTAACTTTCCAAAGATGATTTTTGCTGATGAGCCTACAGGTGCTTTAAATCAACAAAATTCTAAGGAAGTTATGAAGGAACTTAATAAAATTAATCAGGAAGGAACAACTATTATGCTTGTTACCCATGATATAAAGGTCGCAGCTAAGTGTGATATAATAATGTATATTGAAGATGGAGCAATAAAAGGTGAAATTAATTTAGGAAAATTTACTCTGGAAAATAATTTTAAGGATAGAGAAAGGATGGTCAATAATTGGCTAATGGAGATGGGATGGTAGTATGGTAGACTTGCTTCTAGTTGAAGATAATTTAGAACTTGCGGATTTAATTTGTACTTTTTTAAAAAAGGATGGCTTTAGCATTATAAATGCGGATAGTGGAGAGAAAGCATTAGAATTTCTTGAAAAGGATGTTGCTAAGATTGTGCTTTTAGATATAATGCTTTCTGGTATAGATGGTTTTACAGTGTGCTCTAGCATCAGAAAAAATCATAATACACCAATTATAATAATGAGTGCAAAGGTTGATAAAGAGGACAAGATTAATGGTTTTACACTTGGTGCAGATGATTATATTGAAAAGCCAGTAGACGTTGATATTTTAAGTGCAAAGGTTTCAGCATTAATGAAAAGAAACTATGAGCTTAAAGCAAAACGCACGATTATAAATTCAGGTGCTATTTCAATTAATAAAGCAGCAAATGAAGTGTATCTTGATGGAAAACTGTTAAACATGACCTCAAAGGAGTTTGAATTATTACTTTTACTTGTAGAAAATCCCAGTAAAACCTTAAGAAAAGATTATATATTTAATAAAATTTGGGGAGCGGAAAGTTTTAGTGAAGATCAAACACTAACTGTTCATGTAAAGATGCTTAGGGATAAGATTGAAGATAATCCTAAAAAGCCAAAAAGGATTGTAACTCTGTGGGGAGTAGGCTATAAATATGAAGAAATTTGATAAAATAATTGCTATTGTAATTGGTGTTTATTTAGTAAGTTTACTTGGAACACTTGTCTTAATTCAAGGAATAAATAGCAAGTCAAGTAGTGAATATAAAGTAGAAATAAACAAAATATATTTGGGCTTAGTAGAGGGTGTATCCTTTACTGAGCCTGATTTAACTTCTTATAAATTTATGAAATCAGTGTCATTTTTACCTGAGCTTGCACAGACAAGCAAAGATGATATTGATAGATTTTATAAAAGTGCGAATGGAGTAGAATACGAAGTTAAACCTTGGTATGATGGAGATAAGTTATTAGGTTATTTAAGATTTAATTATGTAGTTTGGAATTCAGCTAATAGTATTTTATTAAAAGTAGAATTTATATTATTTATCTTTGGCGCAATAATAATTTCAGTTCTATTGTATGTTAGGAATTCAATTCTTAAGCCTTTTAATATTCTAAGTGAAATGCCTTACGAATTATCAAAAGGTAACCTTAAGGAAGAGCTTAAAGAAAATAAAAATAGATATTTTGGTAAGTTTGTTTGGGGAATTAATGTACTTAGAGAAAATTTAGATCATCATAAAATAAAAGAGTTTAAGCTTGAAAAGGAAAAGAAACTTTTACTACTTTCAATTTCACATGATATAAAAACACCGCTAAACACAATAAAGCTTTATGCGAAGGCTATAGAAGAAGGGGTTTATGATACTAATGAAAGAAAGGTATTAGCAGCAAAGCAAATACAAGAAAAATCATTAGAAATAGAAAACTTCGTAAAAGAAATAATAAAAACCTCAAGTGAAGATGTTCTTGAATTTGAAGTTAAAAATAGTGAATTTTATTTAAAGGAATTAATAGATAAAGTAATTGTAACCTATAAAGAAAAATGTATTTTGAAAATGATAGATTTTATTGTTGAAGACTACAGTAATAAATTAGTTAAGGGCGATTTAGATAGAGCATTTGAAGTTATAGGAAATATCATAGAAAATGCCTTTAAGTACGGTGATGAGAAGGAAATAAAAATATCTTTTTATGAAGAAGATTATTGCCAGCTTATTAAAATATTCAATAGTGGAGAAATAATAAGTCAAAACGAATTCAATCATATTTTTGATAGCTTCTATAGGGCTAGCAATGCAACAGATAAACAAGGAAATGGTTTAGGGCTTTACATCTGCAAATATATAATGGGAAAGATGGATGGAGAAATTTTTGCAGAGTGTGAAAAGGAAGGCATGAGCTTTACATTAGTATTAAGATAGACAAGCTACGGTATAAACGGAACCCGAATTCATGTCCCGGTATCCCATTATTAACATAAGTTTTGCCTTCTAATGGTTTGAATCCAGATATCTCCATGTCTGTTACAGCAGGATATGCACCATGATAATTGGGAAATGTAAAGTTAAGAGTATAACTATTTCCATAAAAAGTAGCTTTCATTCCATCTCCTGTAAAAACTGCTGTATTTGTAAGGAAAATAGCCTTTTTATTTTCTTTTTTCCCATCTACCACATTTACTTCGTAAACAGTAAAATCAAAAGAAGTATTAGTTACATTAGAAATTACGATTTCACAATAATTTTTTAAGATATTATCTCCGAAACAGTCATCATCAAAATAAGTGCCGTCATACAATTTAACTTTACTATTTACTATAGTTACCTTTTGAGAGACATTTTTTTTATCTTTTACTACGTGTTCATTTGGACTTATTTTAGTAGACTGTATAGATTTATTCGTTTTTTTATTACTATTACAACCAACCAAAATGAAAATTAAACTTAAACATAATATCAAAACTAAATTCTTTTTCATAATCAAATCCCTTTCCCTTTGATTTTAAAATTAGTAATTATAATAATATTATGACCCTTCCCCAATAAACTAGACACTCTAAACTCGTATTATCTCTTGTTTTCGTACAATAACTTAATATTTGGTTTTAAGCTACTTTAGCTTTTCGAGTAGCTTTATTATAATAGTCTTCAGGTGTCACATATCCATTTGAGGCATGGATTCGCTGCCGATTATAAAACACTTCAACATATTCAAATACGGCTGCACGGGCTTCTTCACGAGTCCTAAAGTGTGTACCATAGAGCCATTCACATTTTAATTTGCCCCAGAAAGATTCCATTGGTGCATTATCCCAACAGTTACCTTTTCGGGACATACTACATGTAAAACCATACTTTTTAATCAAATTTTGGTAGTCGTAAGAACAGTACTGTGAACCTCTATCCGAGTGTAAAATGACGTTTGAAGGCTTACCAGCACGTAGATATGCCGAATTCAATGCGTCAATAACTAATTCCTTTGTCATTCGTTCACTCATGGACAATCCAACAATTTTTTGTCCACATAAATCCAAGATTCCAGCGATATAAAGCCATCCTTCATCTGTCCACAGGTAGGTGATATCACTTACCATTTTTTCATTAGGTTTGTCCACAGAAAAGTCACGGTTGAGGATATTTTCTGCAACTGGAAGCTTATGGTTAGAATTTGTAGTGGCTATAAATTTCTTTGAAACCTTTGATTTTATGCCATTTTCACTCATGATATGTTCCACTCTTTTATGATTAATAGGACATTTACTTTTGGTGTTTAATATTCGTGTAATTTTTGTTGAACCGTAAACTTTATTGCTCTTTCCATGGATATCACTAATTTCCTTTAATAGAAGATTATTTGCTTTTGATCTCATGCTTTCTGGACGTTTCTCCCATGCATAGTAGCTGCTCCTAGAAACGGATAGGACCATGCATAGCTTCGCTAGATGGTAGTTCATGCGATTAGCCTTGATAAATAGAAATCTCTTTATTTGAGGTTTCTCGCGAAGTAGGCTGCCG
This DNA window, taken from Clostridium estertheticum, encodes the following:
- a CDS encoding ABC transporter permease, which codes for MFFRILKKDLKRKKSMNIILLIFIILATTFLASSVNNLIAVSESVDYFMEKAKTPDYIISAYDRGENKEFDNWINTSKRIKSYDIDRSTMLSKDNIKIKEDKKLRDFQPFGQTLLQAQPKKYGKLLDDNGEEVILKSGEIAFSLPDKNKNNLEVGEKVIITIGDIKKEFSIKLFTKDAIFGSSMNEMKRLLISDEDYEIFKSCKEAGVINNYYIMSDDTTALEKEFKRINCNTIINLDKSFINSSFILDMLPFAILIIVSLCLILIAFLILRFTIIFTLQDDFKEIGVMKAIGLKEFDIKKVYLIKYLAITMIGVVIGFVVSFPFGNTLLKQSSGNILIKSSTGNIFVNIACSILVVLIVLLFCYTCTRKLNKFSAIDAIRNGSTGERFKGKSRLKLKNYKNIRVPIFIALNDISCNLKRFVVLILTFCIGTILIIIPLNTINTLKDANIIKTFGIDYSDVLIETDKMDKYTKGASKKEYLKDMEKLTESFRNSGVDIKIYGEVMYRLKFYAGDKDNILPLMAFQSQESDTNNYNVLKGKMPELKNEVAITETVAKKLNVSIGDTIYAQIGNEKKELIVTGLYESMTNMGQSARLSPKMDMDFKYLAMTFPFQGNFQGKEEPQVLIDKLRDKYPSYSFKSSQEYVSRYIGSSLDQLDTMKNLIVVIVVCINALITILMIKTFISKEKGEIAMLKSIGFRNSSIRFWQSARINIVLVVAIILGIILSNFLGPITAGQVFAVMGVHNIVFKVEVLEVNMVYPIILLVVTTAIAYLSAGAVKKVDLKEINNME
- a CDS encoding ABC transporter ATP-binding protein; protein product: MNSLKVIDLCKTYIINKIQNNVLRNVNFQINEGEMVAIMGPSGSGKSTLLYVASGMDNLTAGKVDYFGKEISTLTANEMSDLRLDEMGFIFQQMHMLKNLSIYDNIILPAYQSKKGKDKKEINNRARELMHKLGISEIAENDTNEVSGGELQRACICRSLINFPKMIFADEPTGALNQQNSKEVMKELNKINQEGTTIMLVTHDIKVAAKCDIIMYIEDGAIKGEINLGKFTLENNFKDRERMVNNWLMEMGW
- a CDS encoding response regulator transcription factor, with protein sequence MVDLLLVEDNLELADLICTFLKKDGFSIINADSGEKALEFLEKDVAKIVLLDIMLSGIDGFTVCSSIRKNHNTPIIIMSAKVDKEDKINGFTLGADDYIEKPVDVDILSAKVSALMKRNYELKAKRTIINSGAISINKAANEVYLDGKLLNMTSKEFELLLLLVENPSKTLRKDYIFNKIWGAESFSEDQTLTVHVKMLRDKIEDNPKKPKRIVTLWGVGYKYEEI
- a CDS encoding sensor histidine kinase, which translates into the protein MKKFDKIIAIVIGVYLVSLLGTLVLIQGINSKSSSEYKVEINKIYLGLVEGVSFTEPDLTSYKFMKSVSFLPELAQTSKDDIDRFYKSANGVEYEVKPWYDGDKLLGYLRFNYVVWNSANSILLKVEFILFIFGAIIISVLLYVRNSILKPFNILSEMPYELSKGNLKEELKENKNRYFGKFVWGINVLRENLDHHKIKEFKLEKEKKLLLLSISHDIKTPLNTIKLYAKAIEEGVYDTNERKVLAAKQIQEKSLEIENFVKEIIKTSSEDVLEFEVKNSEFYLKELIDKVIVTYKEKCILKMIDFIVEDYSNKLVKGDLDRAFEVIGNIIENAFKYGDEKEIKISFYEEDYCQLIKIFNSGEIISQNEFNHIFDSFYRASNATDKQGNGLGLYICKYIMGKMDGEIFAECEKEGMSFTLVLR
- a CDS encoding IS3 family transposase (programmed frameshift), with the protein product MNKSYSAEFKMEAVKRLEKTGESMSKVAADLGVKPTTMQGWVNKYRKSPKAPFIGSGHLSPEDEKFHKLEKENRDLKEENDILKKAGSLLREKPQIKRFLFIKANRMNYHLAKLCMVLSVSRSSYYAWEKRPESMRSKANNLLLKEISDIHGKSNKVYGSTKITRILNTKSKCPINHKRVEHIMSENGIKSKVSKKFIATTNSNHKLPVAENILNRDFSVDKPNEKMVSDITYLWTDEGWLYIAGILDLCGQKIVGLSMSERMTKELVIDALNSAYLRAGKPSNVILHSDRGSQYCSYDYQNLIKKYGFTCSMSRKGNCWDNAPMESFWGKLKCEWLYGTHFRTREEARAAVFEYVEVFYNRQRIHASNGYVTPEDYYNKATRKAKVA